A portion of the Streptomyces sp. NBC_00376 genome contains these proteins:
- the coaA gene encoding type I pantothenate kinase, with translation MITSPPRSTQRRAEHAATPYVDLSRAEWSALRDKTPLPLTADEVERLRGLGDVIDLDEVRDVYLPLSRLLNLYVQATSGLRGALNTFLGDAGNGHGAQRGTPFVIGVAGSVAVGKSTTARILQALLARWPEHPRVELVTTDGFLLPMKELRARGLMSRKGFPESYDRRALTRFVADIKAGKDEVTAPVYSHLIYDIVPDERLTVRRPDILIVEGLNVLQPAMPGKDGRTRVGLADYFDFSVYVDARTEDIESWYLNRFRKLRETAFQNPFSYFRKYTQVSEEEAMEYAATMWRTINKPNLVENVAPTRGRATLVLRKGPDHKVQRLSLRKL, from the coding sequence GTGATCACTTCGCCGCCACGGAGCACCCAGCGACGCGCCGAGCACGCGGCGACGCCGTACGTCGACCTGTCCCGCGCCGAGTGGAGCGCCCTGCGCGACAAGACACCGCTGCCGCTGACCGCCGACGAGGTGGAGCGGCTGCGCGGGCTCGGGGACGTCATCGACCTCGACGAGGTACGGGACGTCTACCTGCCGCTCTCCCGGCTCCTCAACCTCTACGTCCAGGCCACCTCGGGACTGCGCGGCGCCCTGAACACCTTCCTCGGGGACGCGGGGAACGGCCACGGCGCGCAGCGCGGCACCCCGTTCGTCATAGGCGTCGCGGGCAGTGTCGCGGTCGGCAAGTCCACCACCGCGCGCATCCTCCAGGCCCTGCTGGCCCGCTGGCCCGAGCACCCGCGCGTCGAGCTGGTGACCACGGACGGGTTCCTGCTCCCGATGAAGGAGCTCCGGGCCCGCGGGCTGATGTCGCGCAAGGGTTTCCCCGAGTCGTACGACCGGCGCGCCCTGACCCGGTTCGTCGCCGACATCAAGGCCGGCAAGGACGAGGTGACGGCGCCCGTCTACTCGCACCTGATCTACGACATCGTGCCGGACGAGCGGCTCACCGTACGCCGTCCCGACATCCTGATCGTCGAGGGGCTGAACGTGCTCCAGCCCGCGATGCCCGGCAAGGACGGCCGCACCAGGGTCGGTCTCGCCGACTACTTCGACTTCAGCGTGTACGTGGACGCGCGCACCGAGGACATCGAGAGCTGGTACCTCAACCGGTTCCGGAAGCTGCGGGAGACGGCGTTCCAGAACCCCTTCTCGTACTTCCGCAAGTACACCCAGGTCTCCGAGGAGGAGGCCATGGAGTACGCGGCGACGATGTGGCGGACCATCAACAAGCCCAATCTGGTGGAGAACGTCGCGCCCACCCGGGGCCGTGCCACCCTGGTGCTCCGCAAGGGGCCGGACCACAAGGTCCAGCGGCTGTCCCTGCGCAAACTCTGA
- a CDS encoding DUF389 domain-containing protein, giving the protein MLHLRLIVPADRTDEVLHLVESTRGTTHLVVMAGAARNPAGDLVLCDVAREAGDELISALRRLGIDKSGSITVENMDLTLSAHADKAEEDAPGEGADAVLWEELTEATHEESTFSVTYVAFLTVATMLAACGVMLDNAILIVGAMAVGPEFGPLAGISTALVQRAPRLALRSMYALIGGFAVAMVLTAGFAWLMDASGLFTRSMIEADRPNTAFIWKPDAMSFVVAFLAGIAGTLSLTSAKSGALIGVAISVTTVPAAANAAVAFSYSDYSQMWGSTAQLLANLGGIVVAGTLTLLVQKALWAAHRRRTGLVTSPPGE; this is encoded by the coding sequence GTGCTGCATCTGCGCCTGATCGTCCCCGCCGACCGTACGGACGAGGTGCTGCACCTGGTGGAGAGCACCCGCGGTACGACACACCTCGTCGTGATGGCCGGGGCCGCCCGCAACCCGGCGGGCGACCTGGTCCTGTGCGACGTGGCCCGTGAGGCGGGTGACGAGCTGATCTCCGCGCTGCGCCGGCTCGGTATCGACAAGTCCGGTTCGATCACCGTCGAGAACATGGATCTGACGCTCTCCGCCCACGCCGACAAGGCCGAGGAGGACGCGCCGGGCGAGGGCGCGGACGCGGTGCTGTGGGAGGAGCTGACGGAGGCGACCCACGAGGAGTCGACGTTCAGCGTCACGTACGTGGCGTTCCTCACCGTCGCCACGATGCTCGCCGCCTGCGGTGTGATGCTCGACAACGCGATCCTGATCGTGGGCGCGATGGCGGTCGGTCCGGAGTTCGGGCCGCTGGCCGGGATCTCCACGGCCCTGGTGCAGCGTGCTCCGCGGCTGGCGCTGCGTTCGATGTACGCGCTGATCGGCGGTTTCGCCGTCGCGATGGTGCTGACGGCCGGGTTCGCCTGGCTGATGGACGCCTCCGGGCTGTTCACCCGCTCGATGATCGAGGCCGACCGCCCCAACACGGCGTTCATCTGGAAGCCCGACGCGATGTCCTTCGTGGTGGCCTTCCTGGCCGGGATCGCCGGGACGCTCTCGCTCACCTCGGCGAAGTCCGGGGCGCTGATCGGAGTCGCCATCTCGGTGACGACCGTGCCGGCCGCGGCCAACGCCGCGGTGGCGTTCAGCTACAGCGACTACAGCCAGATGTGGGGCTCCACGGCCCAGCTGCTGGCGAATCTCGGCGGGATCGTGGTCGCGGGGACGCTGACCCTGCTGGTCCAGAAGGCACTGTGGGCGGCACACCGCCGCCGGACGGGCCTCGTCACGAGCCCGCCCGGCGAATGA
- the glmM gene encoding phosphoglucosamine mutase: MGRLFGTDGVRGVANADLTAELALGLSVAAAHVLAEGSALDGTRPTAVVGRDPRASGEFLEAAVVAGLASAGVDVLRVGVLPTPAVAYLTGALGADLGVMLSASHNSMPDNGVKFIARGGHKLSDELEDRIESIYQQHRTGEPWERPTGAGVGRVTEYAEGFDRYVAHLVAVLPNRLDGLKVVLDEAHGAAARVSPEAFARAGAEVITIGADPNGLNINDGCGSTHLEPLKAAVVEHGADFGIAHDGDADRCLAVDSTGEEVDGDQILAVLALAMREAGQLRKDTVVGTVMSNLGFKIAMEREGIQLVQTAVGDRYVLESMKAEGYALGGEQSGHVIVLDHATTGDGTLTGLLLAARVAATGRTLADLAGVMQRLPQLLINVRDVDKSRVGTSPEVAAAVAEAEAELGSTGRVLLRQSGTEPLVRVMVEAADIEQARAVAERLADVVKSALG, encoded by the coding sequence GTGGGACGACTCTTCGGCACGGACGGTGTGCGCGGTGTCGCCAATGCGGATCTGACGGCCGAGCTGGCGCTCGGACTCTCGGTCGCTGCGGCGCATGTTCTCGCCGAGGGGAGCGCCCTCGACGGGACCCGGCCGACAGCCGTGGTGGGCCGTGACCCGCGCGCGTCCGGAGAGTTCCTGGAGGCCGCCGTCGTGGCCGGTCTCGCCAGCGCCGGCGTGGACGTCCTGCGCGTCGGTGTGCTGCCCACCCCGGCGGTGGCGTATCTCACCGGTGCGCTGGGCGCCGACCTCGGCGTGATGCTCTCCGCGAGCCACAACTCGATGCCGGACAACGGTGTCAAGTTCATCGCGCGCGGCGGTCACAAGCTCTCCGACGAGCTGGAGGACCGGATCGAGTCGATCTACCAGCAGCACCGCACCGGTGAGCCGTGGGAGCGTCCGACCGGTGCCGGCGTGGGACGCGTCACCGAGTACGCGGAGGGCTTCGACCGTTACGTGGCGCACCTCGTCGCGGTCCTGCCGAACCGTCTCGACGGGCTGAAGGTCGTGCTCGACGAGGCGCACGGCGCGGCCGCCCGGGTCTCGCCCGAGGCCTTCGCACGGGCCGGCGCCGAGGTGATCACGATCGGTGCGGACCCGAACGGCCTGAACATCAACGACGGCTGCGGCTCCACCCATCTGGAGCCGCTGAAGGCCGCCGTCGTCGAGCACGGCGCCGACTTCGGCATCGCGCACGACGGCGACGCCGACCGCTGCCTGGCCGTGGACTCCACCGGCGAGGAGGTCGACGGCGACCAGATCCTGGCCGTCCTCGCCCTCGCGATGCGCGAGGCCGGACAGCTGCGCAAGGACACCGTGGTCGGCACCGTCATGTCCAACCTCGGCTTCAAGATCGCGATGGAGCGGGAGGGCATCCAGCTCGTCCAGACCGCCGTCGGCGACCGCTACGTACTGGAGTCGATGAAGGCCGAGGGCTACGCGCTGGGCGGCGAGCAGTCCGGCCACGTCATCGTCCTGGACCACGCCACGACCGGCGACGGCACGCTGACCGGCCTGCTGCTGGCGGCCCGGGTCGCCGCCACCGGCCGTACGCTCGCCGATCTGGCCGGGGTCATGCAGCGGCTGCCGCAGCTGCTGATCAACGTCCGCGACGTCGACAAGTCCCGGGTCGGGACCTCCCCGGAGGTCGCCGCCGCGGTGGCCGAGGCCGAGGCCGAGCTGGGCTCCACCGGCCGCGTGCTGCTGCGCCAGTCGGGTACCGAGCCGCTGGTGCGGGTCATGGTCGAGGCGGCCGACATCGAGCAGGCACGGGCGGTCGCCGAGCGGCTGGCCGATGTGGTGAAGTCCGCGCTCGGGTAG
- the rpsI gene encoding 30S ribosomal protein S9, with the protein MAETTVENPVEGTEGEEVFAEVTTFESEVPVEGEYTSESLASRFGDPQPAAGLGRRKNAIARVRIVPGTGKWKINGRTLEDYFPNKVHQQEVNEPFKVLELDNRYDVIARISGGGVSGQAGALRLGVARALNEADVDNNRAPLKKAGFLSRDDRAVERKKAGLKKARKAPQYSKR; encoded by the coding sequence GTGGCCGAGACCACTGTTGAGAACCCCGTCGAGGGCACCGAGGGCGAAGAGGTCTTCGCCGAGGTGACCACCTTCGAGTCCGAGGTTCCCGTCGAGGGCGAGTACACCAGCGAGTCGCTGGCGTCCCGCTTCGGCGACCCGCAGCCCGCCGCCGGCCTTGGCCGTCGGAAGAACGCCATTGCCCGCGTCCGGATCGTTCCGGGCACCGGCAAGTGGAAGATCAACGGTCGCACCCTTGAGGACTACTTCCCCAACAAGGTGCACCAGCAGGAAGTCAACGAGCCCTTCAAGGTGCTCGAGCTCGACAACCGCTACGACGTCATCGCCCGCATCTCGGGTGGCGGCGTCTCGGGTCAGGCCGGCGCCCTGCGTCTCGGCGTGGCCCGTGCGCTGAACGAGGCGGACGTGGACAACAACCGCGCCCCGCTGAAGAAGGCCGGCTTCCTCTCCCGTGACGACCGTGCGGTCGAGCGCAAGAAGGCCGGTCTCAAGAAGGCCCGCAAGGCCCCGCAGTACAGCAAGCGCTAA
- the rplM gene encoding 50S ribosomal protein L13 has product MRTYSPKPGDVTRQWHIIDAQDIVLGRLATTAANLLRGKHKAIYAPHMDMGDFVIIINAEKVHLSGNKKTQKMAYRHSGFPGGLRSVRYDELLAKSPEKAVEKAIKGMIPKNSLGRQMLSKLKVYAGDQHPHAAQQPVPFEITQVAQ; this is encoded by the coding sequence GTGCGTACGTACAGCCCCAAGCCCGGCGATGTGACGCGCCAGTGGCACATCATTGACGCGCAGGACATCGTCCTGGGTCGTCTCGCCACCACGGCTGCGAACCTCCTCCGCGGCAAGCACAAGGCGATCTACGCCCCCCACATGGACATGGGCGACTTCGTCATCATCATCAACGCCGAGAAGGTTCACCTCTCCGGCAACAAGAAGACCCAGAAGATGGCGTACCGCCACTCCGGGTTCCCGGGTGGTCTGCGCTCCGTCCGTTACGACGAGCTGCTCGCCAAGAGCCCCGAGAAGGCCGTCGAGAAGGCCATCAAGGGCATGATCCCCAAGAACAGCCTGGGCCGTCAGATGCTCTCGAAGCTCAAGGTCTACGCGGGCGACCAGCACCCGCACGCTGCTCAGCAGCCGGTCCCGTTCGAGATCACCCAGGTCGCGCAGTAG